A window from Blastocatellia bacterium encodes these proteins:
- a CDS encoding PHP domain-containing protein, translating into MREFKADLHIHTCLSPCAELEMSPRNIVSTAKRRGLDVISICDHNSAENVPAVGINAAREGIAVIGGMEVTSKEEVHIVALFGNDEHLFSLQEIVYENLHGTNDEKLYGEQVIVNEEEEVLGFCPKLLIGATDLTLEKLVTLIHDLGGLAIAAHVDREGFGIIGQLGFIPDGLPLDALELADPHRRELIPQPHHLPFITASDAHTLDRIGQRVTTFFMRSVSLNEIKRCLLGQEGRMVRI; encoded by the coding sequence ATGCGAGAGTTTAAGGCCGATCTTCATATTCATACCTGTCTGTCGCCGTGTGCGGAGCTGGAGATGTCGCCGCGCAATATCGTGAGCACGGCGAAACGACGGGGTCTGGATGTGATCAGCATCTGTGACCATAACTCGGCTGAGAATGTTCCCGCCGTGGGAATAAATGCCGCCCGCGAAGGCATCGCTGTGATCGGGGGGATGGAAGTAACGTCCAAGGAGGAGGTGCACATCGTCGCACTCTTCGGCAATGATGAACACCTCTTCTCGCTTCAAGAAATCGTCTATGAGAATCTTCACGGAACCAACGATGAGAAGCTCTATGGCGAACAAGTGATCGTCAACGAAGAGGAAGAGGTCCTCGGGTTTTGTCCCAAACTCTTGATCGGAGCAACCGATCTCACGTTGGAGAAGTTGGTGACCCTGATCCACGATCTCGGCGGGCTGGCCATCGCCGCTCATGTGGACCGGGAGGGATTCGGCATCATCGGTCAGCTTGGTTTTATCCCTGATGGCTTGCCTCTCGATGCGCTGGAATTGGCAGATCCTCACCGGCGCGAGCTCATCCCACAGCCGCATCACCTTCCCTTCATCACAGCGTCCGATGCGCACACGCTGGACCGCATCGGTCAGAGGGTCACAACATTCTTCATGAGGAGCGTGAGCCTGAACGAAATAAAACGATGTCTCCTGGGCCAGGAGGGACGAATGGTGAGGATCTAG
- a CDS encoding DRTGG domain-containing protein, producing the protein MSLTLKNIVEALKLVVKTGERLLDRAVTGGYAGDLLSDVLAHARQGNIWITLQTHANIVAVASAKELSGIIIVNARMPDEETLRKAEEEHIPIMVSSLSTYDVVCRLCELGVRNDARV; encoded by the coding sequence ATGAGTCTGACACTGAAAAATATCGTTGAGGCACTGAAACTGGTCGTGAAGACCGGTGAACGTCTGCTCGACCGTGCGGTGACGGGCGGCTATGCCGGCGACTTGCTGAGCGATGTTCTTGCTCATGCTCGTCAGGGGAATATCTGGATCACGCTTCAGACGCACGCCAACATTGTGGCGGTGGCCAGCGCCAAAGAACTCTCTGGGATCATCATCGTCAACGCAAGAATGCCGGACGAAGAAACGCTGCGCAAGGCAGAAGAAGAACACATCCCGATCATGGTCAGCTCGCTCTCGACCTACGACGTTGTGTGCAGGTTATGTGAGCTGGGAGTCAGGAACGATGCGAGAGTTTAA